AGCAGCAGTAACCGCTCCGCGGTAGATCCTTTTTGGTACGGCCTCCCCCGCCGGGTACACTCCATGAGTTGCTCGGCGAGGGAGGCCGTACCTGTTTCCGGTACGGACGCTCCGTTATCGACGCGCTCTTCGTAGCAGGCCGTTCCGGCCGGGTGACTCTGTCCGCTTTCCGTCACCCCACGAGGAGTGAGCATGTCCGAGATCAAGCTTGCCGCCAAGATCCGCAACGACTTCGGCAAGGGCGCCGCCCGTCAGGCCCGTCGTGACGCCCTGACCCCCGCCGTCATCTACGGCCACGGCACCGACCCGAAGCACGTCAACGTCGACGCCCACGCCCTGCAGCTGGCGCTCCGCACCCCGAACGTCCTGATCTCCCTGGACATCGAGGGCGACGCCGCCGAGCTGGTCATCCCGAAGGCCGTGCAGAAGCACCCGCTGAAGCGCTCGATCTCCCACGTCGACTTCCTGATCGTCAAGAAGGGCGAGAAGGTCACCGTCGACGTCGCGATCGTCACCGAGGGCGAGCTGGCCGCCGGCGGCAACATGCTGGAGACCCTCCAGAACACGATCTCCGTCGAGGCCGAGGCCACCCACATCCCGACCGAGGTCACCGTCTCCATCGCGGGCCTCGAGGCCGGCGCCACCATCCACGCCAAGGACCTGGTCCTCCCGGCGGGCACCACCCTGGCCGTCGACGGCGACATCGCCGTCCTGCAGGTCGTGGCCCCGCAGGCCGAGGAGCCGGCCGCCGAGGCCGCCGAGGGCACCGAGGCCTGAGCCTCGCCTTCCCCCCTCAGCAGTTGCTGACCGACCGCCGTCCGGCTCCACTGGAGCGGGACGGCGGTCGTCTTCGTTCACGGCCTTAAGGAGCTTTTGATGTCGGACGACGCGGCACCCTGGCTGATCGTCGGCCTCGGCAATCCCGGACCGGAGTACGCGGGCAACCGCCACAACATCGGCTTCATGGTGGCCGACCTGCTGGCGGAGCGGATCGGCGGGAAGTTCAAGGCGCACAAGGCCCGGGCCCAGGTGGTCGAGGGCCGCATCGGCGCGCCGGGACCGGCGAACCGCCGGGTGGTGCTGGCGAAGCCGATGACGTACATGAACCTCTCCGGCGGCCCGGTGACGGCCCTGCGCGATTTCTACAAGGTGCCGCTGGACCGGATCGTCGCGATCCACGACGAGCTGGACATCGACTACCCGACGCTGCGCCTGAAGCTGGGCGGCGGGGACAACGGCCACAACGGTCTGAAGTCGATGACGAAGTCGATGGGCCCGGACTACCACCGGATCCGCTGCGGCATCGGCCGGCCGCCGGGCCGGATGCAGGTCGCGGACTTCGTGCTGAAGGACTTCTCGTCCACGGAGCGCAAGGAGCTGGACTGGTTCGTGGACCGGGCCGCCGACTCGGTGGAGTGCCTGATCCAGGAGGGCCTGGAGCGCGCGCAGTCCACCTACAACTCCTGAGTCACCAGGGGTCGTAGGCCGATCGTTACTTCAGGCATACCGTCACATAGGAGTACAAGAGCACGCACATACTGACGAGTACCTCTTGACCGGTGCGGGGCGCCCTCAGCAAGCTGAGCGGCGCCAGCCCCACGGCCCATCTCCCTCTCCTGTGTCAGAGGTACTCCATGTCCCCTTCCAGGATGCGCCGCATGGCATGCGCCGTCACCGCGACCTCGTTCCTCCTCGCCGCCGGTGCGACTCCCGCTCTCGCCACCGACGCGTA
Above is a genomic segment from Streptomyces sp. NBC_01233 containing:
- a CDS encoding 50S ribosomal protein L25/general stress protein Ctc is translated as MSEIKLAAKIRNDFGKGAARQARRDALTPAVIYGHGTDPKHVNVDAHALQLALRTPNVLISLDIEGDAAELVIPKAVQKHPLKRSISHVDFLIVKKGEKVTVDVAIVTEGELAAGGNMLETLQNTISVEAEATHIPTEVTVSIAGLEAGATIHAKDLVLPAGTTLAVDGDIAVLQVVAPQAEEPAAEAAEGTEA
- the pth gene encoding aminoacyl-tRNA hydrolase, whose translation is MSDDAAPWLIVGLGNPGPEYAGNRHNIGFMVADLLAERIGGKFKAHKARAQVVEGRIGAPGPANRRVVLAKPMTYMNLSGGPVTALRDFYKVPLDRIVAIHDELDIDYPTLRLKLGGGDNGHNGLKSMTKSMGPDYHRIRCGIGRPPGRMQVADFVLKDFSSTERKELDWFVDRAADSVECLIQEGLERAQSTYNS